A stretch of DNA from Micromonospora sp. WMMD1155:
GATGTCCGCAACCATCTCGCGCTACGCCGACTGGAGATCGAGGGTTTCACCCTCGACTCGGAGATCGACATGCCCGACAAGCGCGCCCAGCTCGCGTTCCTGACCCGGGACCGGTTCGAGGCGAGGCACCCGACGCCGGCCTGACCACCGGCGCGGAGCGCGTCAGCTGTTGGCGCTCCAGAAACCGATCAGGGTCGCGGTCCACCAGCCCACCTGAGAGACGGTGGCTGCGACGACACCCGCGAGCAGAGCCGACCAGGGCGGGCGGCCGTCCGCGACGGTGAGTCGATCGCGGACGCGGCCGAGGAACAACCCGTTGACGCCCACCGCCAACACCGCGAGCAGCTTGACCCAGACCAGCCCGGAGGACGTGTCCGGCCCCAGGGCGGCGCCGCTGGCGAGGAGACCCACCAGGCCCAGCCAGATGAGCAGGTGTGCGCCTCGTGCGGCGGTCAGCACGCTCCCGAGCGGTTCCCGGCGGAACAGCCAGCGGAGGCTGATCCAGTCCACTGTCAACACCGCCCCGAAGCCCACCACGAGGCAGGTCAGGTGGCAGAAGAGGGCGACCATCCGCCAACCCGGGGAGAGGGCGACGTGTGGCGCGACCAGGATCGCGAACAACCATCCGGCGCCCATCGCCACCACCGAGGCGACGATCGCCCGATGACCGGCGGCGCGGCGGTGACCACCGCGCCACCGCACGGTCGGTGCCGAGGCCACCCGGGGCGGCGAGGAGACCCGGGTACGGTGCGCCGCGCGTCGGGCGGGGCGAACGACCGAAGACGCCTCGGCGCGGTGGGCCGCGGTGGACAACCGTGACGGGGTACGGACGGCGGCGTGGAGGTCAGACACTCAGTCGGCCCGCGGGGCGCCGGGCTGACCGTCCAGCGCGCTCAACTCGGCGGTCCGCGCCTGCTGGATCCGAGCGGCGAGCGCCTTGAGCTCGGGGCTACCCCCGGCGTTCTGCTCGCCCCGGCACAGGACCACTGTCTGCGCGAGGTGCGCCCGCAACAGCGCAGCCGCCCGGGACGGCACCTCGGCGTCGGGCGCGGCGCGCAGCTCGGCGAGGCTGGTGGCGGTGACCATGCCGGGCATCTGGTGCCCCTCGTGGATGTTCGACTCCGGAACGTTGCCTGCGGCCAGGAGCCCGCGCAGATCCCGCAACTCGGCCTGGTGCGCCTGCCGAACGTCGCCGAGCAGCGCCCGCAGTGACGGATCGGAGCCCGTCGTCGGCCGGGTGTCGAGGTGATCGATCAGTGCGAGCGCACCCTCGTTCATCGGGATCAACAGTTGGATGAAGGCGTCGTCGGTGCCGTTGAGCACCACGGGCGCGGTCGGCGTCACGGCGGCGGGTGCCGGGGCTGCCGTCGACGGAACCGCGGCCGACCGGTCTGCCGTCTGGTCGGCGCGACCCCAACCCTGGCTGACACCGACGGCCAGCGTCGTCGCGATCAGTGTCGCGACGACACCGACGATCCGCCGGACGCGACCCTCGGCCCCGGAGCGCCCAGCCGGGACCGGTTGGTCCACCGGCGCAGCCCCGGTCAACGGGCGGCCTGGAAGGCGCGGCCGACGGCTGTCGCCTGGCTCCCGCTGCTGAACAACCCGGAGCGGTCCTTGTCCGTGGCCGGCAGACCGAACCACGCGTAGCGCTGCACGTAGGAGAGTTGGCCGAGCATGGCGGTGGCCGCCGTGAGGAAGGCCGCCTGCTGCTCCGGAGCGGGGAACCGCGCCCCGCCCCCGTCGAAGCGGATCAGGGCGAACTCGGTCAGCCAGATCGGCTTCCGGTACCGCTGGTAGACGGCCTGGAGGTACTGCCGCAGCTGGTCGACCGCGGCGGGGGTCGCGAAGTCGCCACCGAACCAGTGCAGGGTGATGAAGTCGACCCGGTGGCCTCGGGCCTGCGCACCGGTCATGAACCGGTCGAGCCAACCCTGCGGGTCGGACGCGCCGACGGCGACCGCCGGGCTGCCCAGCCTGCTGCCCGTCGCCATCAGCTGCGGCCACAGGTCGAGTGCCTGCTCCACGGTCATGTTCGCCTGCTCGGCCATGTCCGGCTCGTTGAAGGTGAGCAGGTCCGGCCCCGCCGCCTTCGCCCGCGCCAGTTCCGGGGCGGTGACGTTCTCCGCACTACGGATCATGGGCACGAACGTGACACCTCGCGGAGTGCTGATCCCCTGGTGGTGGGTGCTCCAGGTGTAGTACCAACCGGCCTTCGAGGCGGCCAACGCCTGACTGGCCCCGGCGAAGTTCCACACCCCGACGCCCTTGCGGGCGGAGCTGACCGCCGGGGCCACCGGCGCCTTCGACGTGGGCCGTGCGCTCGGCGACGGCGCGACGCTCGGCGGGGCGACGGGTGTCGGCGCGGCGGACGGCGGAGCGGCCCAGGAGGGTGCGGACGGGTCGTCCGGGAGGATCACGACCGCCGTGGTGATGGCCAGGACGGCCGCGGCCACACCGGCGGCCAGGGACGGGACGAGGCCATGGGGCCGGTGCAACGCGAGGTCGGCGACGCTCGGCCCGCCGCCCGGGTCGGCGGACGGGGTCGGCCCGGTGCCGGGTGCGACAGCCGAGCTCGGGGGCCCGACGACCTGCGCGGCGGCGGTCGGCGCGGCCGTGCCGGGGAGGTGGGCGCTGAGGCCCGCCGGCAACGGCAGCATCGGCAGGCCGGCGAGCAGCCGGTCGATCGGCAGGAGCGTGGAGCCGAGTTGCCCGCAAACCGCGCAGTCGCGGATGTGTCGGGCCAGTCGCTTGCGCCACAGCGGGCTGGGAGTGCCGTCCCACCCGGCGGCCACAGCCTGCAGGTCGGGGCACCCGGGTCGGGCCCGCAGCGCGCGTACGACGCCTCGGGCGCTCTGGATCTGCTCCTTCATCCGGTGGATCCGAACCGCGACATGCCCCGGTGAGAGCCCGAGAGCGTCGGCGACCTCGTTGCGGGCGATCTCGCCGGTCTCCTCCAGCCACCACAGCGACAGCAGCTCCTGGTCGTCCGGGTCGAGCCAGCGGGTCGCCTCGGCGACCTCCCGTCGCTGGTCGGTGAGGCCGAGCCGGAGGATGGTCATCCCCGCGAAGTCGGAAGCGGGGTCGGGCACGTTGTGGATCGCGTCGAGCCCGGCGTCACGGTTGAGCGCGACGCGTCGGCGCTGCTCCCAGTCGCGCACCTGACGGATGGCGATCGCCACCAGCCAGGATCGGTACGCCGTCGGGTCGTTGAGCGCGGGCAGGTAACGGATGACCCGTACCAACGTCTCCTGGACCACGTCGTCGACGTCGGCGTGACCGCGCAGCGCACGCCCGACGATGTTGTAGACCAGCGGGAGCGAGGCCGCGACGACGTCGTCGAGGGCGCGCTGGTCGCCCTGTCGGGCCGCGACGACCAACCCGACATCGGGTAGTGCTCGACCGGCTGACGACATCTGTGTCACTCCTCGTGTGCTCGTCCGCGCGGCGCCCGCGCTGTGCGTTCACCGCCCTCAAGATCGGAGACTCGCGGCGCCGGGTCGGATTACAGAATTGTCGGGCCGTCGACGGGCCGGAGGCCACCCAGGCCCGTGGGGGCGACGCTGGGCGACACGGACTCATATCGCATCGTACTTTCGGCTAGTTAATTATCCGTCTTTCGGGTAGCGTCAGGTCGTCAAGTGAACGACATGACGCGGTGGTGAGGCCCGTGATCGTGCCTTACGACGCGCACCCCGGCCCGCACGTGCGCCCCGGCGACAGCCGGTTCGGAGATCCCTTCCGGTCGATCCGATCGACGGGCGACTGCGGGAAGGACCATCCCCATGGCCAGCATCGTCGGCACAGCGACCAGCACCCCCGTCCGCCTGCAGAGCAGTGACCAGAGCCCGGACGAGTTGCTGGCCACCATGGCCGCGACCCCGGCCGACGACCCGCGCCGCCCGGCGCTGCGGGACCACGTCATCGAGGCGTGGTTGCCACTCGCCCGGCACCTGGCCCGCCGCTACACCGGGCGGGGCGCCGCCGACGAGGACCTGACCCAGACCGCTTCGGTCGGGCTCATCAAGGCCGTCGACAACTTCGACCCCAGCCGGGGCATCGACTTCACCGGGTACGCCATCCCCACCATCATCGGCGAGATCAAGCGGTACTTCCGGGACCGCACCTGGGCGGTGCGCGTGCCCCGCCGCCTCCAGGAGCTACGCCTGTCGATCAGCGCGGCGAACAGCACCCTGACCCAGACCCTCGGTCGTTCGCCGACAGTGGCCGACATCGCGTCCCACCTCGACCTCTCCGAGGAGACCGTCCTGGAGGGGCTGGAGGGCGCCCGCGCCTACCGGACCACGTCGCTCTCCACCCCCATCGGGGCCGACGGCGACCGGGAACTCGCGGACACCCTCGGCGGCGACGACCACGAGTTCGACCTCGTCGAGATCCGGGTCGCCCTCGGTCCGGCCCTCGCCACGCTGCCCGAGCGGGAACGCGAGATCCTGAGCCTGCGCTTCCACGGCAACCTGACCCAGGCCCAGATCGCCGACCAGGTCGGCGTCTCGCAGATGCACGTCTCCCGACTGATCACTCGATCGCTGGCCACGCTGCGCCGCCACCTCTCCGACGACGGCGTCTCCTGAGACCGCTCAGAGCTGCACGACGCGACCCACCCGCGGCGGCGTCCGGCCCGCGAGCACGTCGAGCCACGCCTCCCGGAGCGCCTCCGGGCCCACCCCCACCTGGACGTCGAGCCAACCCCCCACGACAGCGGTGAACCGTCGCCACGCCTCGGTGAACCGTTGGTCGAGCCCGTCGCGGCCCCAGTCCCGGCTGCGCTTACGCATCTGGACCGGCGCGAAGAACACCTCCTCGGCGGTGTCGGCGTTCGGGGTCTGGTTGGTGAGCCCGACGGCGATGTCCCGGACGAGCCGGTCGCCGAGGTGCCGGCGCAGGGCGGCACGGGTCGCGGGCGCGCCGGACAGGTCGAGGTAGACGGTCGGGACGACGTCGAGAGCGTCGATGTCGTCGTACGAGACGACCTCGTCGTAGCAGCCCAGCGACCGGGTGAAGGCCAGGTTGCCGGGCGACGTCAGCCCGACCAGGCGTGGCCCGCGACCGCGCGACTCGAACGCGGCGGCGTACGCCGTCTTGCTCGACGCCGATGACACGAGCAGCGATTCGGCGCCGTAGAAGTCGTTGTCGGCAACCTGGTCGGCCAGCATGAACGAGGTGAAGAACAGCGGCCGGAACAGGATCAGCAGATCCTCCTGGTCGGGCTGGTACGCCGGGTCACCGCCGATCGACCGGTACGCGTTGTACGGCGACGGCAACTCGGCCCGGTGCGGGCTCGCGTCGCGGAAGCCGGAGGTGTCCACCCGGTCGGGACGCACCAGCAGGTGACCCGCGGGCGGCAGGTATCCGTAGACCCGCTGCCCCACCTCGACCCCGGCGACCGTCGAGGCGACCACCTCGGCGAAACCCCAGAGCGGTGGCAGGCCCCACTGCGGCCCGAGCCCTCGCGAGGCCGGCGGGAAGAACTCCCAGTAGCGCATCGCGTCGCCGAGCACCGCGTACGTCACGTTGTTGGCGGTGACACCGACGCGGTCCACCCGCAACACCGCCTCGCCGTCGGCCGCGACCGGTGCGGCGCCATCGACGAGCGTGGTCTGCCCGAGGTCGTCACGCGTCACGGCGAAGGTCCAGGAATCGGCCATGAGGTGACGCTAGACACGACCACGAGAGGAGACAAGTGCACTGGGAGTGCAAAATCCCACTCGGTGCACCGCCCGCCTTGGCCGCCGCGTACCCCAGGGTGCCCGCGCCCGGACGACCCCGTGCCGACGCTGACCGGCCGCGCTCACTCCAGCGGGTGGAGGCGGGCCGGATCGCCGGGCCGCAGGCTGTCCGGGGCGTCGTCGGCGGTGCTGGCGGCGATCGAGCCGAGCAGAGCCAACGAGCGGGCGGACTCCGTACCGGGCTCGGCGTGGTAGATCACCAACAGCTGCCCGTCGGCGCCCGCGACCGCCAGCTTGTCGCAGTACAGGTCGAGGTCACCCACCTCCGGATGGTGGAGCCGGCTGACCACGCCCTCGCGACGACGCACCTCGTGACGTGCCCACAACCGGCGAAAGCAGTCGCTCTTGATCGACAACTCCCCCACCAGCGCCGCCAGCCGTGGATCGTCGGCATCTCCGGCCGAGTCGGCACGCATCTGCCCCACCACGCTCTGCATCGCCTGCCGCCAGTCCCGGAACAGGTCCTGCTCGGCCTGGTCGAGGAAGACCGCGCGGAGTCGGTTGGCCCCCGGGGCGAGATTCGGCGAGAGTGCCCTCGCCATCGGGTTCGAGGCCAGGATGTCGAGGTAGCGGTTCTGCACGAACGCCGGCATGGGGAGCTGCCGCAGCAGGTGCAGGATGCTGGCCGGCACCCGCTCGACGGCCGGCCGGGCCGCCCGACGCGAACGCACCCGGGTCAACCCGATCATGTACGCGGTCGCCTCCGGGTCCAACCGCAGCACCCCGGCGAGGGCATCGAGGACCTGCACCGAGGGATGCCGCTCGCGCCCCTGCTCCAATCGCAGGTAGTAGTCGGCGCTGATGCCCGCCAGCATCGCCACCTCCTCCCGCCGCAGCCCCGGCACCCGGCGCAGACCCACGCCCGGACCGAGCCCCACGTCCTCGGGTCGAATCTGCTCCCGGCGGGCACGCAGGAAGTCACCGAGCTGGTTGGTCGCGTCCATGCCCTCGACGGTAGGCCGCTTCGCCGACCGGTGACTGGTCGTGTCACTACCAGGAACAACTCGCCCTGCCGGCCGAACGGCCACCGGCGCACAGTCACAGCTGACCACTGCGATGACGGATCGAGGACGACATGAGCGAAAACCTTCCCGGCGGCCCGCTGACCCTGGCCGACGGCCTCACCCTGAGCCGGATGGGTTACGGGGCGATGCAGTTGGCCGGCCCCAGGGCCTTCGGTCCGCCCCGTGACCGCGAGCGCGCCCTCGCCGTGCTCCGCGAGGCCGTCGACCTGGGTGTCCGGCACATCGACACCAGCGACTTCTACGGCCCGGTGGTGGTCAACGAGCTGATCCGGGAGGCGCTGCACCCGTACCCCGAAGATCTGCACCTGGTCACCAAGGTCGGCGCGCGGCGCGGCGACGACGGCTCCTGGATCCCGTCGCTGGACCCGGCGGACCTGAAGGCCCAGGTCCAGGAGAATCTCCGACACCTCGGCCTGGATGTCCTCGACGTGGTCAACCTGCGGGTGGGCATGTCGGAGAGCACCACTGACGCGCCCCTCGGTGAGCAGTTCGCCGCGCTGGCGGAGCTGCGGCAGCAGGGCCTGATCCGGCACCTCGGGCTCAGCGGCGTCACGCCGAACCAGCTCACCGAGGCCCAGGCCATCGCGCCCGTGGTCACCGTGCAGAACCTCTACAACCTCGCCAACCGACAGGACGACGCCCTCGTCGACAGGTGCGCGGCGGAGAACATCGCGTTCGCCGCGTTCTTCCCGCTCGGCGGGTTCACGCCGTTGCAGTCCGACACGCTCAGCGGCGTGGCCGCCCGGATGGGCGCCTCACCACAGCAGGTCGCCCTGGCCTGGCTGCTTCAGCGCTCCCCCACCACCGTGCTGATCCCCGGTACGTCGAGCGTGGCGCACCTGCGGGAGAACGTCGCCGCCGCCGATCTCGAACTGCCCCCAGACGCGATCGAGGAGCTGGACGCGGTCGTCGCCTAGCGTGTGTCAAAGTCCTCGGTCGAGCCGAGGCGGAGTCCAGGCGGCGATCCGACCCGGCGTTGCGGCCCGGGTTCGTCGCAGGCGGGCCGCCCTCAGGAAACCGGTCCCCGGTGCTCGTGGGGTCGGTTGCGGATCAGGGTGAGTGCGAGCACGGCGGTGGCGAGGAACACGATGCCGTTGATCCGCAGACCGGCCTGGACGCCGGCGGTCAGCGCCTCGGCCAGCGCCGACCGGACCGGGTCGGGAAGCGGCTGATCGCCCGTTGCGCCGGCGGCCACCGCCGTCTGCACCGCCGTCCGGGTCGGCTCGCCCACCTGGTGAGCGGCGAGCCGGTCCGGCAGGTCGGCCAGCATCGTGGTGGTGAGCAGCGTCCCCAGCAGGGACGAGCCGATCACCGAGCCCACCTGGCGGGCGGCGTTGACCGCGCCGGAGGCCATTCCCGCCTGCGCGGGTGCGACGCTGGCCAACGCCGCCGCCGTGGCCGGGGCCACCACCAGGGCGCTGGCCGCGCCGAACAGCGCGAGCAGCGGCCAACGCTGGCTGAACGGGGTTGTCGGGCCCTGGGCGGCCAGCCCGAAGCTGGCCAGGGCACCGAGGACGAGACCGGCGGTGAGGGGTGCCTTGAATCCGGTGCGGCGGACCAGCCGCCCCGCGCCGAATGCCGCGACCGCGTAGACACCGAAGAGCGCCAGCATCCGCCAGCCGGTGTCCAGTGGGCTGAGTGCCTGCGCGCGCTCGTGGAACAGGACCAGCAGGATCGCCACGCCGGTGAAGCCGAACAACGACACCGCCGCGACGACCATGACGGCGCTGAACGAACCGGACCGGAACAGGCGTACGTCGAGCATCGGCGCACTGGCCCGCAACTCGACCAGCACGAACCCGACGAGCGCGACAGCCGCGACCATCCAGGCGACCGCCATCACCGGGCTGGTGTAACCGTCCTTGCCGCCCTGGATCATCGCGAAGACGGCTGCGGCGATGGCGACGGTGCCGAGCAGCAGGCCGGGTACGTCGAGTCGGGCCGCGACCGGCCGGGACTCGGTCACCCCGATGGCGGCGATGACGAGGGTGATCACGCCGAGCGCGATCGCCGACAGGTAGACGCTGTGCCACTGGTAGTGCCGCAGCAGCGCACCGGCGATGAGCGGGCCGATCGCGAGCCCGATGCCGGAGGCCGCCGACCACGCGGTGATGACCTCGGTACGACGGTGCGGGTCGGTGAAGGTCGCGCCGAGGATCGCGAGGCTGTTGGGCAGGATCAGGGCTCCGCCGAGGCCGGCGACCAACTGCCCGACGATCACCCAGGCCACGGTGGGGGCACTGGCCACCACGGCACTACCGACGATCATGGCGATGACGCCGGCACCGAACATGCGCCGACGTCCGTAGCGGTTGCCGAGCGTGGCGGCGGACAGCACCATGCTCGCCACGACCAGCGTGTAGGCACTGGGGATCCAGATCACAGTGGTGGGGTCGATCCGTAGGTCGCGCTGGATCGTCGTCAGGGCGGAGACCGTCGCGGTG
This window harbors:
- a CDS encoding MFS transporter, with protein sequence MTTTNTTAAPATVRPSVRGSRPVILIAMCLGSMITFLQITATVSALTTIQRDLRIDPTTVIWIPSAYTLVVASMVLSAATLGNRYGRRRMFGAGVIAMIVGSAVVASAPTVAWVIVGQLVAGLGGALILPNSLAILGATFTDPHRRTEVITAWSAASGIGLAIGPLIAGALLRHYQWHSVYLSAIALGVITLVIAAIGVTESRPVAARLDVPGLLLGTVAIAAAVFAMIQGGKDGYTSPVMAVAWMVAAVALVGFVLVELRASAPMLDVRLFRSGSFSAVMVVAAVSLFGFTGVAILLVLFHERAQALSPLDTGWRMLALFGVYAVAAFGAGRLVRRTGFKAPLTAGLVLGALASFGLAAQGPTTPFSQRWPLLALFGAASALVVAPATAAALASVAPAQAGMASGAVNAARQVGSVIGSSLLGTLLTTTMLADLPDRLAAHQVGEPTRTAVQTAVAAGATGDQPLPDPVRSALAEALTAGVQAGLRINGIVFLATAVLALTLIRNRPHEHRGPVS
- a CDS encoding DUF305 domain-containing protein encodes the protein MDQPVPAGRSGAEGRVRRIVGVVATLIATTLAVGVSQGWGRADQTADRSAAVPSTAAPAPAAVTPTAPVVLNGTDDAFIQLLIPMNEGALALIDHLDTRPTTGSDPSLRALLGDVRQAHQAELRDLRGLLAAGNVPESNIHEGHQMPGMVTATSLAELRAAPDAEVPSRAAALLRAHLAQTVVLCRGEQNAGGSPELKALAARIQQARTAELSALDGQPGAPRAD
- a CDS encoding RNA polymerase sigma factor SigF — translated: MAATPADDPRRPALRDHVIEAWLPLARHLARRYTGRGAADEDLTQTASVGLIKAVDNFDPSRGIDFTGYAIPTIIGEIKRYFRDRTWAVRVPRRLQELRLSISAANSTLTQTLGRSPTVADIASHLDLSEETVLEGLEGARAYRTTSLSTPIGADGDRELADTLGGDDHEFDLVEIRVALGPALATLPEREREILSLRFHGNLTQAQIADQVGVSQMHVSRLITRSLATLRRHLSDDGVS
- a CDS encoding oxidoreductase; translated protein: MSENLPGGPLTLADGLTLSRMGYGAMQLAGPRAFGPPRDRERALAVLREAVDLGVRHIDTSDFYGPVVVNELIREALHPYPEDLHLVTKVGARRGDDGSWIPSLDPADLKAQVQENLRHLGLDVLDVVNLRVGMSESTTDAPLGEQFAALAELRQQGLIRHLGLSGVTPNQLTEAQAIAPVVTVQNLYNLANRQDDALVDRCAAENIAFAAFFPLGGFTPLQSDTLSGVAARMGASPQQVALAWLLQRSPTTVLIPGTSSVAHLRENVAAADLELPPDAIEELDAVVA
- a CDS encoding DUF2855 family protein, whose product is MADSWTFAVTRDDLGQTTLVDGAAPVAADGEAVLRVDRVGVTANNVTYAVLGDAMRYWEFFPPASRGLGPQWGLPPLWGFAEVVASTVAGVEVGQRVYGYLPPAGHLLVRPDRVDTSGFRDASPHRAELPSPYNAYRSIGGDPAYQPDQEDLLILFRPLFFTSFMLADQVADNDFYGAESLLVSSASSKTAYAAAFESRGRGPRLVGLTSPGNLAFTRSLGCYDEVVSYDDIDALDVVPTVYLDLSGAPATRAALRRHLGDRLVRDIAVGLTNQTPNADTAEEVFFAPVQMRKRSRDWGRDGLDQRFTEAWRRFTAVVGGWLDVQVGVGPEALREAWLDVLAGRTPPRVGRVVQL
- a CDS encoding helix-turn-helix transcriptional regulator, with protein sequence MDATNQLGDFLRARREQIRPEDVGLGPGVGLRRVPGLRREEVAMLAGISADYYLRLEQGRERHPSVQVLDALAGVLRLDPEATAYMIGLTRVRSRRAARPAVERVPASILHLLRQLPMPAFVQNRYLDILASNPMARALSPNLAPGANRLRAVFLDQAEQDLFRDWRQAMQSVVGQMRADSAGDADDPRLAALVGELSIKSDCFRRLWARHEVRRREGVVSRLHHPEVGDLDLYCDKLAVAGADGQLLVIYHAEPGTESARSLALLGSIAASTADDAPDSLRPGDPARLHPLE
- a CDS encoding sigma-70 family RNA polymerase sigma factor; translated protein: MSSAGRALPDVGLVVAARQGDQRALDDVVAASLPLVYNIVGRALRGHADVDDVVQETLVRVIRYLPALNDPTAYRSWLVAIAIRQVRDWEQRRRVALNRDAGLDAIHNVPDPASDFAGMTILRLGLTDQRREVAEATRWLDPDDQELLSLWWLEETGEIARNEVADALGLSPGHVAVRIHRMKEQIQSARGVVRALRARPGCPDLQAVAAGWDGTPSPLWRKRLARHIRDCAVCGQLGSTLLPIDRLLAGLPMLPLPAGLSAHLPGTAAPTAAAQVVGPPSSAVAPGTGPTPSADPGGGPSVADLALHRPHGLVPSLAAGVAAAVLAITTAVVILPDDPSAPSWAAPPSAAPTPVAPPSVAPSPSARPTSKAPVAPAVSSARKGVGVWNFAGASQALAASKAGWYYTWSTHHQGISTPRGVTFVPMIRSAENVTAPELARAKAAGPDLLTFNEPDMAEQANMTVEQALDLWPQLMATGSRLGSPAVAVGASDPQGWLDRFMTGAQARGHRVDFITLHWFGGDFATPAAVDQLRQYLQAVYQRYRKPIWLTEFALIRFDGGGARFPAPEQQAAFLTAATAMLGQLSYVQRYAWFGLPATDKDRSGLFSSGSQATAVGRAFQAAR